The Metabacillus sediminilitoris genome window below encodes:
- a CDS encoding cupin domain-containing protein → MVSYIDYTSPSTQYTFDVNKSPLFVKNSKNYINILGIKQLNTLENVSLLDIFLSTNNVVEPHYHQNAAELVYCISGSAIVSILNPFTKQIMNYSISPGQVANVPQGWWHYEIATVDNTHLLAIFNAPTPEVILGSDILKFTPANIMAHTYCLDEAQWKQVIAPVMPSTYIGPSKNCSRVNENSPHQYENQQYQHPQYIQQYPQTHNRPQYRQYWE, encoded by the coding sequence ATGGTTTCATATATAGATTACACATCGCCATCAACTCAATACACTTTTGATGTAAATAAAAGTCCTTTGTTCGTAAAAAATAGCAAAAACTATATTAACATATTGGGCATTAAACAGTTGAATACATTGGAAAATGTGTCTCTTCTAGACATATTTCTAAGTACTAATAATGTGGTAGAACCACACTATCATCAAAATGCTGCTGAGTTAGTCTATTGTATTTCAGGTTCTGCTATTGTATCAATCCTGAACCCTTTTACAAAACAAATAATGAATTACTCGATTTCACCTGGACAAGTGGCTAATGTTCCACAAGGTTGGTGGCATTATGAAATAGCTACAGTTGATAATACGCATCTGTTAGCAATTTTTAATGCACCGACTCCAGAAGTGATTTTAGGTTCTGATATTTTAAAATTTACACCTGCAAATATAATGGCACATACCTATTGTCTTGATGAAGCCCAGTGGAAACAGGTGATTGCCCCAGTTATGCCATCAACATATATTGGTCCTTCCAAGAACTGCAGCAGAGTTAATGAAAATTCTCCTCATCAATATGAAAATCAACAATATCAGCATCCACAATATATTCAACAATATCCCCAAACACATAACAGACCTCAATATCGCCAATATTGGGAATGA
- a CDS encoding DUF6044 family protein, producing the protein MSFQLFNSEKKLITFALLLICIYLSPLYILGEHAHIRVHDNLDSNIAWYKVLSESGQILGPINATIPQVANGLPRNAFGTEFSLIVWLYKFFPTMTAYALSQTITRFFAFLGMYILLRDHFLCKRDYQFINVGVALAFSLTPFWPSGMLSTLGMPLALWAFLHIRKEKRTFKHYIVLTLLPLYSSIVLGFFFFLFAMGLFWVIDFLRGRRNFHFLLAIVYMTLVYLAVEYRLVYSFLFDDDPNSRDEYFHARLSLWRCFRLSFKNFVLGHTHVMTVHGLFILIVTFIALFLIVYKKLWKQERAFVILLILNFFLSTWYAFWFYKGWLPLTRKFHFMDTFNFARFQFLRPLVIYVGFALGLKIIWNNRGAWKPYVPFFIIAQILLLFCFNDEIIYRKKPSVNEFYSVELFDEIKSHIGLPLQDYRVASIGIHPAITQYNGFYTLDTYNNFYPLSYKYKFRKIIENELAKNKTIRTYFDEWGGRCYIFTSELGKHYMFKKNNKRTLKELDLNITPFKEMGGAYIFSALPIENPLENHLKLEKTFQSDESVWKIYLYKAL; encoded by the coding sequence GTGTCATTTCAATTATTTAATTCTGAAAAGAAGTTAATTACTTTTGCACTACTACTTATTTGTATTTATTTATCACCACTATATATATTGGGTGAGCATGCACATATTCGCGTGCATGACAATCTTGATTCGAATATAGCGTGGTATAAAGTTTTAAGTGAAAGCGGACAAATATTAGGCCCAATAAATGCTACTATCCCACAAGTGGCAAATGGGTTGCCTAGAAATGCATTTGGTACCGAATTTAGTCTTATCGTATGGCTTTATAAATTTTTTCCGACTATGACTGCCTATGCATTAAGTCAAACGATTACAAGGTTTTTTGCTTTTTTAGGAATGTACATCTTGCTTAGAGATCATTTTCTCTGCAAAAGGGATTATCAGTTTATCAATGTTGGTGTTGCATTGGCATTCTCCCTGACACCATTTTGGCCATCTGGAATGCTGAGTACTTTAGGAATGCCATTAGCACTTTGGGCATTTTTACATATTCGAAAAGAAAAGAGGACTTTTAAGCACTATATTGTCCTAACCTTACTCCCGCTTTATTCCAGTATCGTTCTAGGTTTTTTCTTTTTTTTATTCGCTATGGGGCTATTTTGGGTTATTGACTTTTTAAGGGGAAGGAGAAATTTCCATTTCCTATTAGCGATAGTTTATATGACGCTTGTTTACCTGGCTGTTGAATATCGGTTGGTTTATTCATTTTTATTTGATGATGATCCAAACAGCAGAGATGAATACTTTCATGCAAGGCTTTCATTATGGAGATGCTTTAGGCTGTCTTTCAAGAACTTTGTATTAGGACATACTCATGTGATGACTGTTCATGGATTATTTATTCTTATAGTTACGTTCATTGCGTTATTTCTTATCGTTTATAAAAAACTTTGGAAGCAGGAACGTGCATTCGTTATTTTGCTAATACTAAACTTTTTTCTGTCCACGTGGTATGCATTTTGGTTTTATAAAGGCTGGCTTCCGTTGACAAGGAAGTTTCATTTTATGGATACATTTAATTTTGCCAGGTTTCAATTTTTAAGACCACTAGTCATTTATGTAGGGTTTGCACTCGGGTTAAAAATCATTTGGAATAATCGGGGAGCATGGAAACCATATGTACCATTTTTTATAATTGCACAAATTCTATTATTATTTTGTTTTAATGATGAAATAATTTATCGAAAAAAACCATCTGTAAATGAATTTTATTCCGTAGAACTGTTTGATGAGATTAAATCACATATTGGTTTACCATTACAGGACTATAGAGTTGCAAGCATAGGGATTCACCCTGCGATTACTCAATATAACGGCTTTTATACCCTTGATACATATAATAATTTCTACCCTTTATCTTATAAGTATAAGTTTAGGAAGATTATTGAAAATGAATTAGCAAAAAATAAAACAATTCGAACTTACTTTGATGAATGGGGAGGACGTTGCTATATTTTCACATCTGAACTTGGTAAACATTATATGTTTAAGAAAAACAACAAAAGAACTCTAAAAGAACTTGATTTAAATATCACACCATTTAAAGAAATGGGAGGAGCCTATATATTTTCTGCGTTACCAATAGAAAACCCACTAGAGAATCATTTAAAGTTGGAGAAAACATTTCAATCTGATGAATCAGTGTGGAAAATTTATTTATACAAAGCGTTGTAA
- a CDS encoding glycosyltransferase family 2 protein produces MVEPILTIVVPCYNEEDVLPETMYQLSECLNLLEEEKLISIQSKILFVDDGSKDKTWPIIYKESLNNTKIHGLKLARNVGHQNALLAGLIAAKNTSDCVVSIDADLQDDVNIIREFIVKFNEGFDIVYGVRGKRDTDQLLKRTTAEAFYKLMQKMGVSLIYNHADFRLMSKRALKELERFEEVNLFLRGIVPLIGFPSTSIYYDRKERLAGETKYPLKKMLAFAFEGITSFSVTPIRIVLLVGFLSFFTSLLFGTYFIALKFIGETETGWTSLITSIWLIGGLQLIAIGLIGEYIGKIYKESKRRPKYIVEIDTYSVTQKLYKDKMERDLYAESYGTDTREIPESN; encoded by the coding sequence TTGGTAGAACCTATTCTTACGATTGTCGTGCCATGTTATAACGAAGAAGATGTACTTCCTGAAACGATGTACCAACTTAGCGAATGTTTGAATCTCTTAGAAGAAGAAAAACTTATTTCTATTCAAAGTAAAATATTGTTTGTTGATGATGGGAGTAAGGATAAAACTTGGCCGATAATCTATAAAGAGAGCTTGAATAATACTAAAATTCATGGACTAAAATTAGCCCGAAATGTTGGTCATCAAAATGCGTTACTAGCAGGGTTAATAGCAGCAAAAAATACTTCTGATTGTGTTGTATCTATTGATGCTGATTTACAAGATGATGTTAATATAATCAGGGAGTTCATCGTTAAGTTTAACGAAGGATTTGACATTGTTTATGGAGTCCGTGGAAAACGAGATACAGATCAACTACTAAAAAGAACAACTGCAGAAGCATTTTATAAATTGATGCAAAAAATGGGTGTAAGTCTTATCTATAATCATGCTGATTTTCGTTTGATGAGTAAAAGAGCATTAAAGGAATTAGAGAGATTTGAAGAGGTAAACTTGTTTTTACGGGGGATTGTTCCCTTGATAGGATTTCCTTCAACATCTATTTACTATGATCGAAAAGAAAGGCTTGCGGGTGAAACAAAATATCCATTAAAGAAAATGCTTGCCTTTGCGTTTGAAGGTATAACTTCATTTTCGGTTACTCCTATTCGTATTGTATTGCTAGTAGGGTTTTTATCCTTCTTTACTAGTTTATTATTTGGAACTTATTTTATTGCGTTGAAATTCATAGGTGAAACGGAAACAGGTTGGACTTCTTTAATCACATCAATATGGTTAATTGGAGGGTTGCAATTAATTGCGATTGGATTAATTGGTGAGTATATCGGAAAGATTTATAAGGAATCTAAACGTCGTCCCAAATATATTGTAGAGATTGATACCTACAGTGTCACTCAAAAGCTTTATAAAGACAAAATGGAAAGGGATTTATATGCCGAGTCTTATGGCACTGATACTAGGGAAATACCTGAATCGAACTAA
- a CDS encoding GtrA family protein, protein MALILGKYLNRTNTIFRFLLIGIVNTCVGISAILTLLNVVGLSYWLSTLIGNCIGAIISYVLNKRFTFKSTVKNRKGIPIFALVIIVSYLFSYQLGYEIIQKSRFLDFGIYKEEISVLLATFMYAVLNYLGQRYLTFKC, encoded by the coding sequence ATGGCACTGATACTAGGGAAATACCTGAATCGAACTAATACCATTTTCCGATTTCTCTTAATAGGTATCGTTAACACATGTGTTGGTATTTCCGCGATCCTCACATTACTAAACGTAGTTGGCTTGTCATATTGGTTATCTACTTTGATAGGAAATTGTATTGGAGCGATAATAAGTTATGTATTAAATAAAAGATTCACTTTTAAAAGTACTGTAAAAAATCGAAAGGGTATTCCGATTTTTGCACTTGTCATTATAGTGAGTTATCTTTTTTCCTATCAACTAGGGTATGAAATAATCCAAAAAAGTAGATTTCTTGATTTTGGGATATACAAGGAAGAGATTTCAGTGTTGCTAGCGACTTTTATGTATGCTGTTTTGAATTATCTAGGGCAAAGGTATTTAACATTTAAGTGTTGA